The stretch of DNA AAATTCCGCAAGTTTGCCGCCGGCAAGCGCAGCGCCAGCAAGCCAAGAGGTGTATCACGGGGTGCTAACGCCAAATGGCGTCCCAGCTGCAAAGACATTGTCTCCGCGGTTGCCAAACACTTCAAAGTCAGTGAAGAGAGCATTTACCAGGCCGCCCGTGGTCCGGGCTCCAAGAACGTACCGCGCTGGGTCGCCATGTACCTGTGTCAGGAGCTGTCCGCCACCACGCTGCAGTCCATTGCCAGGCTGTTCAAGCTCAAGCGTTATGGCACAGTGTCGACAACGGTCGGGAAACTGAAGAAAGAGCTGGCTACGGATACCAAGCTCGCTGCAGCCACTCAAAAACTGGCAAAATCACTCAGCAAGCAGAAATAACAAGGCTGTTTCAGACCCACAAACGGGAACACCCGGCAAGCCAAAGGCCTGTCGGGTGTTTTTGTACGGGCTGCAAGGGCAAAGATTTACTTGATCTTGGCTTCTTTGTAGATCACGTGCTTACGTACCACCGGATCGAACTTCTTGATTTCGATCTTGTCTGGTGTAGTACGCTTGTTTTTGTCCGTTGTATAGAAGTGACCGGTGCCTGCAGAAGAAACCAGTTTGATTTTATCGCGCATTGCTGCTTACCACCTGATTCGGTTATTGATTAAACTTTTACGCCATTGGCACGGATATCGGCCAGAACAGCATCAATGCCTTTCTTGTCGATGGTACGCATACCTTTGGTGGATACTTTCAGTTTCACAAAACGCTTCTCTGACTCAACCCAGAAACGGTGTGACTGGATGTTCGGCACAAAACGACGACGCGTTCTGTTATTCGCGTGAGAAACATTGTTGCCTGTAATCGGCTTTTTGCCGGTTACCATACATACGTTAGACATGGTCTTGCCTCGTTACAAACCCGTGCAGAAAAATTTGAGCCGCGATTTATACCAAAACAGCCTGCCAAAGGCAACTTATTTCGCCTTTTTGCCTCACTAAAGCAGCCCTCGCTCGGCAAAGGAAACGACCTCTGCCTTGCCGACAACCACATGGTCCAGCACTCTGACATCAATGGTATTCAGGGCCGTGGTCAATCGCCGGGTAATACTGATGTCGGCCTGGCTGGGTTCTGCCAGGCCTGACGGGTGGTTATGCGCGAAGATCACCGCTGCCGCATTGTGATGCAGGCAGCGCTTGACCACCTCCCGCGGATACACTGCCGCTCCGTCGATGGTGCCCGTGAAGAGCTCCTCCATGCCTGTCACCTGATGCTGGTTATTGAGGTACAGGCAGGCAAAAACCTCATGCGGATAGTCCCGTAATCTTGCCCTCAGATAGTCGCGTGTCAGATCCGAGTTGGTCAAGGCATCGGCTTCTGCCAGACGCTCGCCCATATAGCGCCTGGCCAGTTCCAGCACCGCCTGAAACTGTACATATTTGCCCGGCCCCAGGCCCTGGTGCTGGCAGAACTGCTCCAGGCTGGCCGCCAGTATGCTGGACAGACCACCAAAGTCCAGCAGCAGGCGCCTGGCAACATCGATGGCTGTCTGTCCACGGGTGCCGGTGCGCAAAAACACCGCCAGCAATTCGGCGTCTGACAGACTGGACGGCCCGCCCGCCAATAGCTTTTCCCTGGGCCGCTCCGACACCGGCCAATCCTTGATCCCCATAACCTTCTCCATAAGCTGCATGTACATTGTTATAGCAGCTCTCCAAAAAACCTGCCTTGTCGAAAACGCCTCCTGTTGCATAGAATGCGAG from Pseudohongiella spirulinae encodes:
- the rpmG gene encoding 50S ribosomal protein L33 — protein: MRDKIKLVSSAGTGHFYTTDKNKRTTPDKIEIKKFDPVVRKHVIYKEAKIK
- the rpmB gene encoding 50S ribosomal protein L28, with translation MSNVCMVTGKKPITGNNVSHANNRTRRRFVPNIQSHRFWVESEKRFVKLKVSTKGMRTIDKKGIDAVLADIRANGVKV
- the radC gene encoding RadC family protein; its protein translation is MGIKDWPVSERPREKLLAGGPSSLSDAELLAVFLRTGTRGQTAIDVARRLLLDFGGLSSILAASLEQFCQHQGLGPGKYVQFQAVLELARRYMGERLAEADALTNSDLTRDYLRARLRDYPHEVFACLYLNNQHQVTGMEELFTGTIDGAAVYPREVVKRCLHHNAAAVIFAHNHPSGLAEPSQADISITRRLTTALNTIDVRVLDHVVVGKAEVVSFAERGLL